In Eretmochelys imbricata isolate rEreImb1 chromosome 14, rEreImb1.hap1, whole genome shotgun sequence, a genomic segment contains:
- the LOC144274141 gene encoding butyrophilin subfamily 1 member A1-like: protein MERACCPDQVTVKRKVLSFCPSSTMITSLPHLVIFFITYHIHKLESAQFRVMGPGHPVTAILGENIVLPCHLSPRMSAVNMEVRWFRSEFTSFVHLYRHRKDEYGQQMPEYRGRTELLKAGITDGNVSLQIVNIRSSDEGQYHCFVQDGSFYEEALLELKVAGLGSNALISVESHQDGGIRMVCQSAGWFPEPKVLWRDLSGKELPSLSEAKSLRDSSLFETENSIIIKERSNQNLSCLIRNTLLNQEKESTVYIADSFFPRVNPWMVALSVILLVLFGFIGLTVYLFKIKGKCHRGKFSEINKKFSSNK, encoded by the exons atggagagag cCTGTTGTCCAGATCAAGTTACAGTGAAGAGGAAGGTTCTTTCATTCTGTCCTAGCTCCACAATGAtcacctctctgcctcatttGGTCATTTTCTTCATTACTTATCACATTCACAAGCTGGAATCAG CTCAGTTCAGAGTGATGGGTCCTGGTCACCCTGTCACTGCCATTTTGGGTGAGAACATTGTGTTACCCTGTCACCTGTCCCCCAGGATGAGCGCTGTGAACATGGAGGTGAGATGGTTCCGATCTGAGTTCACTTCATTTGTGCACCTGTATCGGCATAGAAAGGATGAGTATGGACAGCAGATGCCAGAATATCGTGGAAGGACGGAGCTTTTGAAAGCTGGCATCACGGATGGGAATGTTTCCTTGCAGATTGTTAATATCAGAAGCTCAGATGAAGGACAATACCACtgttttgttcaagatggttcTTTTTATGAAGAAGCCCTGTTGGAACTGAAGGTAGCAG GTTTGGGCTCCAATGCTCTCATCTCTGTGGAGAGTCACCAGGATGGAGGGATCCGGATGGTTTGTCAATCGGCTGGTTGGTTTCCAGAGCCCAAGGTTCTTTGGAGAGATCTCAGTGGGAAAGAATTACCATCGCTCTCTGAAGCAAAATCCCTCAGGGATAGTAGcctgtttgaaacagaaaattcTATTATTATAAAAGAACGTTCAAACCAGAACCTGTCCTGTTTGATCAGGAACACCCTTCTCAATCAAGAAAAGGAATCAACAGTTTATATAGCAG ATTCCTTTTTCCCGAGGGTGAATCCATGGATGGTGGCTCTGAGTGTGATCCTgctggttttgtttggtttcattGGCCTCACTgtttatctatttaaaataaaaggtaaatGTCACAGGGGAAAATTtagtgaaattaacaagaaattttcttctaataaatga
- the LOC144274839 gene encoding butyrophilin subfamily 1 member A1-like, whose product MKVLSSCHSSQASSPLPGFIICFLTCSVHRMGSAKFTVIGPPDPVAAILGQEAVFPCHLSPRMSAANMEVRWFRPEFVSFVHLYRDGKDQYEGQMPEYEGRTELLKAGLTDGNVPLRILNIRPSDEGQYHCFVQDGTFYEETVLELRVAGLGSAPLISVEGHQDGGIRVVCRSAGWYPEPEVLWKDFNGQRLPSLSETKSRGDNNLFETETALIVTEHSNQNLSCCIRNTVLNQDKESAVYIADLFFPRVNPLMATLSVILVVLFAFIGLTVYLFKMKDLRDKEIRWRRSVAPIEEVNVTLDPDTAQSQLVLSEDGKSVRWGDTRQDLPDNPERFDSRACVLGCEGFTAETHCWEVEVGDGELWAVGVARESVRRKGWISLSPEQGIWAVGQCGGQFRALTSPEAPLPLSQVPSRIRVCLDCDRWQVTFSDADDGAPIFTFPPGSIPGERIRPWFWLGVGGSRLSLCP is encoded by the exons ATGAAGGTTCTCTCATCCTGCCACAGCTCCCAAGCCAGCTCCCCTCTCCCTGGGTTTATCATTTGCTTCCTTACGTGTTCTGTTCACAGGATGGGATCAG CAAAATTCACGGTGATTGGACCCCCTGACCCTGTCGCTGCCATCCTGGGTCAGGAAGCTGTGTTCCCCTGTCACCTGTCCCCCCGGATGAGCGCTGCAAACATGGAGGTGAGATGGTTCCGACCTGAATTTGTATCCTTTGTGCACCTGTACCGTGATGGGAAGGATCAGTATGAAGGGCAGATGCCAGAGTATGAGGGAAGGACAGAGCTTTTGAAAGCCGGACTCACAGATGGAAATGTTCCCTTGAGGATTCTCAATATCAGACCCTCTGATGAAGGACAATACCActgctttgttcaagatggtacTTTTTATGAAGAAACCGTATTGGAACTGCGGGTAGCAG GTCTGGGCTCTGCTCCTCTCATCTCTGTGGAGGGTCACCAGGATGGAGGGATCCGGGTGGTTTGTCGATCAGCTGGCTGGTACCCAGAGCCTGAGGTGCTGTGGAAAGATTTCAATGGGCAGCGTTTACCATCACTCTCTGAAACAAAATCCCGTGGCGATAACAACCTGTTTGAAACAGAAACTGCTCTCATTGTAACAGAACATTCAAACCAAAACTTGTCCTGTTGCATCAGGAACACCGTTCTCAATCAAGACAAGGAATCAGCCGTTTATATAGCAG atctcTTTTTCCCGAGGGTGAATCCCTTGATGGCGACTTTGAGTGTGATCCTGGTAGTTTTGTTTGCTTTCATTGGCCTCACTGTTtatctctttaaaatgaaag ACCTACGAGATAAAGAAATAA GGTGGAGAAGATCTGTGGCACCTATAGAAGAAG TGAATGTGAcgctggatccagacacggctcagtcccaactcgtcctgtctgaggatgggaaaagtgtgagatggggagacacaCGGCAGGATCTGCCCGACAACCCTGAGAGATTTGATTCTCGggcctgtgtgctgggctgtgagggattcaccgCGGAGAcacattgctgggaggtggaggtgggggatggggaactctgggctgtgggggtggccagagagtctgtgaggaggaagggatggatcAGCCTTAGCCCTGAgcaggggatctgggctgtggggcagtgcggggggcagttccgggctctcacctcccctgaggcccctctgcccctgagccaggtccccagcaggatccgggtttgtctggactgtgaccGGTGGCAGGTGACATTTAGTGATGCTGATGATGgggccccgatcttcactttcccaccAGGCTCcatccctggggagagaatccgaCCCTGGTtctggttgggggtgggaggatcaAGGCTCAGCTTATGTCCCTGA